The following coding sequences are from one Mycobacterium bourgelatii window:
- the glgX gene encoding glycogen debranching protein GlgX, which translates to MSSSQHDPETTDTSPALAMVWPGTAFPLGATYDGAGTNFSLFSEVAERVELCLIAKDGNETRINLDEVDGYIWHCYLPAITPGQRYGFRVYGPFDPDRGHRCDPSKLLLDPYGKSFVGDFRFGQALYSYDLEVAAQDPSQTGTPPMVDSLGHTMTSVVINPFFDWASDRAPCTPYHETIIYEAHVKGMTQTHPAIPHELRGTYAGLAHPVIIDHLKSLNVTAIELMPVHQFLHDHRLLDLGLRNYWGYNTFGFFAPHYQYAASRKPGAAVAEFKSMVRTFHEAGIEVILDVVYNHTAEGNHLGPTINFRGIDNAAYYRLVDGDLRHYKDFTGTGNSLNVRHPHTLQLIMDSLRYWVLEMHVDGFRFDLAATLAREFYDVDRLSAFFDLVQQDPVVSQVKLIAEPWDIGEGGYQVGNFPGLWTEWNGKYRDTVRDYWRGEPATLGEFASRLTGSSDLYEATGRRPSASINFVTAHDGFTLNDLVSYNEKHNEANGEDNRDGENHNRSWNCGVEGPTDDPDINELRCQQMRNFWATLMVSQGTPMISHGDEIGRTQLGNNNVYCQDSKLSWMDWSLVEKNADQLAFARKVTTLRKKHPVFRRRRFLKGKPVRSGAETHDIAWLTPSGQEMTAQDWDNDFGKSIAVFLNGRALPEPNRRGERVVDDSFLLCFNAHDEDVIFVMPSKDYAEEWTVELDTTHPTGVADRVVKTEEEIALPGRSVLILRKTL; encoded by the coding sequence ATGTCGTCGAGCCAGCACGATCCCGAGACCACAGACACGTCCCCCGCGCTGGCGATGGTGTGGCCTGGGACCGCGTTTCCGCTCGGTGCCACGTATGACGGTGCAGGCACTAACTTTTCGCTGTTCTCCGAAGTCGCCGAACGGGTCGAGTTGTGCCTGATCGCCAAGGACGGGAACGAAACACGAATCAATCTCGATGAGGTCGACGGCTATATCTGGCACTGCTACCTGCCCGCCATCACCCCCGGGCAACGCTACGGGTTTCGGGTGTACGGGCCGTTCGACCCGGACCGGGGTCACCGCTGCGATCCCAGCAAGCTGCTGCTCGATCCCTACGGCAAGTCTTTCGTGGGCGACTTTCGCTTCGGGCAGGCGCTGTACTCCTACGACCTAGAAGTCGCGGCCCAGGACCCCTCTCAGACCGGCACTCCCCCGATGGTCGACTCGCTGGGCCACACCATGACCAGCGTGGTGATCAACCCGTTCTTCGACTGGGCATCGGACCGGGCGCCCTGTACGCCCTACCACGAGACCATCATCTACGAGGCGCACGTCAAGGGCATGACGCAGACGCACCCGGCCATCCCACACGAACTGCGCGGCACCTACGCCGGGCTGGCCCATCCGGTGATCATCGATCATCTGAAGTCGCTCAATGTCACCGCGATTGAACTGATGCCGGTGCACCAGTTCCTGCACGATCACCGGCTGCTGGACCTGGGATTGCGGAACTACTGGGGCTACAACACATTTGGCTTTTTCGCCCCGCACTACCAGTACGCGGCGAGCCGTAAGCCCGGGGCCGCCGTCGCCGAGTTCAAGTCGATGGTCCGCACCTTCCACGAAGCCGGCATCGAGGTCATCCTCGACGTGGTCTACAACCACACCGCCGAGGGCAATCATCTTGGCCCCACGATCAACTTCCGCGGCATCGACAACGCCGCCTACTACCGACTCGTCGACGGCGATCTGCGCCACTACAAGGACTTCACCGGCACCGGCAACAGCCTCAACGTGCGGCACCCGCACACCTTGCAGCTGATCATGGACTCGCTGCGCTACTGGGTGCTGGAAATGCATGTCGACGGTTTCCGTTTCGACCTCGCCGCCACCCTGGCCCGTGAGTTCTATGACGTCGACCGACTGTCGGCGTTCTTCGACCTGGTACAGCAGGATCCAGTGGTCAGCCAGGTCAAATTGATTGCCGAGCCGTGGGATATCGGCGAGGGCGGCTACCAGGTGGGCAATTTCCCAGGTTTGTGGACCGAGTGGAATGGGAAATACCGCGACACTGTGCGCGACTACTGGCGGGGCGAGCCCGCAACCCTAGGCGAGTTCGCTTCCCGGCTGACCGGGTCGTCGGACCTTTATGAGGCGACTGGGCGACGACCCAGCGCGAGCATCAATTTCGTTACCGCTCATGACGGTTTCACGCTGAATGACCTCGTGTCGTACAACGAGAAGCACAACGAGGCCAACGGCGAGGACAACCGGGACGGCGAGAACCACAACCGGTCCTGGAACTGCGGCGTCGAGGGGCCCACCGACGACCCCGACATCAACGAGCTGCGCTGCCAGCAGATGCGTAACTTCTGGGCCACCCTGATGGTCAGCCAGGGCACTCCGATGATCTCGCACGGCGACGAGATCGGACGCACCCAACTCGGCAACAACAACGTCTACTGCCAGGACTCCAAGCTGTCCTGGATGGACTGGTCGCTGGTCGAGAAAAACGCCGATCAGTTGGCCTTCGCGCGCAAGGTGACGACGCTGCGCAAGAAGCATCCGGTGTTTCGCCGGCGCCGCTTCCTGAAGGGGAAACCGGTCCGCAGTGGTGCGGAAACCCACGACATTGCCTGGCTGACGCCGTCCGGCCAGGAGATGACCGCTCAAGACTGGGACAACGACTTTGGTAAGTCCATCGCGGTCTTCCTCAACGGGCGGGCGCTGCCCGAACCCAACCGGCGCGGCGAACGCGTCGTCGACGACTCCTTCCTGCTGTGCTTCAACGCCCACGACGAGGACGTGATCTTCGTCATGCCGTCGAAGGACTACGCCGAAGAATGGACGGTGGAGCTGGACACGACCCATCCCACCGGCGTAGCGGACCGAGTGGTCAAGACCGAAGAAGAAATTGCGCTGCCCGGAAGATCCGTACTCATACTGCGTAAGACGCTGTAG
- a CDS encoding acyltransferase family protein — protein MPNPSALSASTAAPAAGAAMGTRKSGFYRHDLDGLRGVAIALVAMFHVWFGRVSGGVDVFLALSGFFFGGKILRASFNGSLSPGTEVVRLIRRLVPALVVVLAGCALLTVLIQPETRWETYADQSLASLGYYQNWELANSASDYLRAGEAVSPLQHIWSMSVQGQFYIAFLLLIAGSAYLFRDMLGRHLRTLFVVLLSALTVASFIYAISAHQTNQSTAYYNSFARAWELLLGALVGALVPYIRWPMWLRTVIATIALGAIVSCGALIDGVNEFPGPWALVPVGAAMLMILAGANMQSRPDTRGRMTLPARLLALPPLVTLGAMAYSLYLWHWPLLIFWLSFTGHKKANFIEGTAVLLVSGVLAYLTMRHVEEPLRYRAPAAGATQRTTPQVPLRLRMRRPTMTLGSAVVLLGVTLTATSFSWREHIMVLRAAGKELNGLSAQDYPGARALTDHVRVPKLRMRPTVLEVKEDLPLSTRDGCISDFVNPALVNCTYGDPNATRTIALAGGSHAEHWLPALDLLGRLHHFRVVTYLKMGCALSTEQVPLIMGNNAPYPQCRQWVDTAMAKLVADHPDYVFTTTTRPWNIKPGDVMPATYIGIWQTFSDNNIPILGMRDTPWLVKDGQPFTPADCLAKRGSQSDECELKRSDLLSDYNQTLDFVARFPVLKPLDLSDAICRPDVCRSVEGNVLIYRDAHHITPTYMRTLAPALGRQLAAATGWW, from the coding sequence ATGCCCAACCCGTCAGCACTCTCCGCTAGCACCGCAGCGCCAGCTGCCGGCGCCGCCATGGGGACCCGCAAATCCGGCTTCTACCGGCACGATCTCGACGGCCTGCGCGGCGTGGCGATTGCCCTCGTGGCGATGTTCCACGTCTGGTTCGGCCGGGTTTCCGGCGGAGTTGACGTCTTTCTTGCGCTGTCCGGTTTCTTCTTCGGCGGCAAGATTCTGCGGGCGTCGTTCAATGGCTCCCTGTCCCCGGGGACCGAGGTGGTCCGGCTAATCCGACGGCTGGTCCCCGCCCTGGTCGTCGTGCTGGCCGGTTGCGCGCTGCTCACCGTGCTGATCCAGCCAGAGACCCGCTGGGAAACGTACGCCGACCAGAGCCTGGCCAGCCTGGGCTACTACCAGAACTGGGAGCTCGCCAACTCGGCGTCGGACTACCTGCGTGCCGGCGAGGCCGTCAGCCCGCTGCAGCACATCTGGTCCATGTCGGTGCAGGGCCAGTTCTATATCGCGTTCCTGCTGCTGATCGCCGGTAGCGCCTACCTGTTTCGGGACATGCTCGGCCGCCACCTGCGTACGTTGTTCGTCGTACTGCTCAGCGCATTGACGGTGGCCTCGTTCATCTACGCGATCAGCGCTCATCAGACCAACCAATCCACCGCCTACTACAACAGCTTCGCCCGCGCGTGGGAGTTGCTGCTGGGCGCGTTGGTGGGGGCGCTGGTGCCCTACATCCGCTGGCCGATGTGGCTGCGCACGGTAATCGCGACCATTGCGCTGGGCGCGATCGTGTCGTGTGGCGCACTGATCGACGGGGTCAACGAGTTCCCGGGCCCGTGGGCGTTGGTGCCGGTCGGCGCCGCAATGCTGATGATCCTGGCCGGGGCGAACATGCAAAGCCGTCCCGATACCCGCGGCCGGATGACGCTGCCGGCCCGCCTGCTGGCACTCCCGCCACTGGTGACGCTCGGCGCGATGGCGTACTCGCTGTATCTGTGGCACTGGCCGCTGCTGATCTTCTGGCTCTCGTTCACCGGGCACAAGAAGGCCAACTTCATCGAAGGCACGGCGGTGCTGCTGGTGTCGGGCGTGCTGGCGTACTTGACGATGCGCCACGTCGAGGAACCGCTGCGTTATCGCGCACCCGCCGCGGGGGCTACGCAGCGGACCACGCCGCAGGTACCCCTGCGGCTGCGCATGCGGCGGCCGACGATGACGCTGGGTTCGGCGGTGGTCCTCCTGGGCGTCACGCTGACCGCGACGTCATTCAGCTGGCGCGAGCACATCATGGTGCTGCGCGCCGCCGGCAAGGAACTCAACGGCCTGAGCGCCCAGGACTATCCCGGCGCGCGGGCGCTGACCGACCACGTGCGGGTGCCCAAGTTGCGGATGCGGCCAACGGTATTGGAGGTCAAGGAGGACCTCCCACTGTCCACCCGTGACGGGTGCATCAGTGACTTCGTCAACCCGGCACTCGTCAACTGCACGTACGGCGACCCGAATGCGACGCGGACCATCGCTCTGGCCGGCGGCTCGCACGCCGAACACTGGCTGCCCGCACTGGACCTGCTCGGTCGCCTGCACCACTTCAGGGTGGTGACGTACCTCAAGATGGGTTGCGCGCTGTCCACCGAACAGGTCCCGTTGATCATGGGCAACAACGCGCCCTATCCGCAGTGCCGGCAGTGGGTGGACACGGCGATGGCCAAGCTGGTGGCCGACCATCCCGACTACGTGTTCACCACCACCACGCGGCCGTGGAACATCAAGCCCGGCGACGTGATGCCCGCCACCTACATCGGGATTTGGCAAACGTTTTCCGACAACAACATTCCGATCCTGGGCATGCGGGACACGCCGTGGCTGGTCAAGGACGGCCAACCATTCACCCCGGCGGACTGTCTGGCCAAGCGCGGCAGCCAGAGTGACGAGTGTGAGCTCAAGCGGTCCGACTTGTTGTCCGATTACAACCAGACCCTGGACTTTGTCGCACGGTTCCCGGTACTCAAACCGCTGGACTTGTCCGACGCGATATGCCGGCCCGACGTGTGCCGCTCGGTCGAGGGGAATGTGCTGATCTATCGCGACGCGCACCACATCACCCCCACCTACATGCGGACACTGGCCCCCGCCCTCGGCCGCCAACTCGCGGCGGCCACCGGTTGGTGGTGA
- a CDS encoding adenosylmethionine--8-amino-7-oxononanoate transaminase gives MTAAGPGLTPDQISAIDAAHLWHPYSTIGVESLPPVVVVAAHGAWLTVIRDGRPVEVIDAMSSWWTAIHGHGHPVLDAAMTAQLGTMNHVMFGGLTHEPAARLAKLLVDITPAGLETVFFSDSGSVSIEVAVKMALQYWRSRGLPAKHRLMTWRGGYHGDTFTPMSICDPDGGMHSLWTDILAAQVFAPQVPRDYDPEYSAAFEAQLAQHSAELAAVVVEPVVQGAGGMRFHDPRFLTDLRDICSRHDVLLIFDEIATGFGRTGALFAADHVGASPDIMCVGKALTGGYLSLAATLCSTEIAHTISTGEAGALMHGPTFMANPLACAVSAASVELLLGQDWKARVDEIATGLTVGLEPARALPAVTDVRVRGAIGVIECDRPVDLAVATPAALDHGVWLRPFRNLVYAMPPYICPPDEIAQVTSAMVEVARLVG, from the coding sequence ATGACCGCGGCGGGACCGGGGTTGACCCCCGACCAGATCAGTGCGATCGACGCCGCCCACCTCTGGCACCCCTACAGCACCATCGGCGTCGAATCACTGCCGCCCGTGGTGGTAGTCGCAGCTCACGGCGCCTGGCTGACGGTGATCCGTGACGGACGGCCGGTCGAGGTGATCGACGCCATGAGCTCGTGGTGGACCGCGATCCACGGCCACGGCCATCCGGTCCTGGATGCGGCGATGACCGCCCAACTGGGCACGATGAACCACGTCATGTTCGGCGGCCTGACCCACGAGCCGGCGGCCCGGTTGGCGAAGCTGCTGGTGGACATCACCCCGGCGGGTTTGGAGACGGTGTTCTTCAGCGATTCCGGTTCGGTGTCGATCGAGGTCGCGGTGAAGATGGCGCTGCAGTATTGGCGCAGCCGCGGATTGCCCGCCAAGCACCGGCTGATGACGTGGCGGGGCGGATACCACGGCGACACCTTCACCCCGATGAGCATCTGCGACCCCGACGGCGGCATGCACTCGCTGTGGACGGACATCCTCGCCGCCCAGGTGTTCGCCCCCCAGGTCCCTCGCGACTACGACCCCGAATACAGCGCGGCGTTTGAAGCGCAGTTGGCGCAGCATTCCGCGGAGCTCGCCGCGGTGGTAGTCGAACCCGTCGTGCAAGGCGCGGGCGGGATGCGTTTCCACGATCCACGCTTCTTGACCGATCTGCGGGATATCTGCAGCCGTCACGACGTGCTGCTGATCTTCGATGAGATCGCGACCGGGTTCGGCCGGACCGGCGCGCTGTTCGCCGCGGACCACGTCGGCGCCAGCCCCGACATCATGTGTGTCGGCAAGGCGCTGACCGGGGGATATCTCAGCCTGGCGGCCACCCTGTGCAGCACCGAGATCGCGCACACGATCAGCACCGGCGAGGCCGGTGCCCTGATGCACGGGCCGACGTTCATGGCCAACCCGCTGGCGTGCGCGGTGTCGGCCGCCAGCGTCGAGTTGCTGCTCGGCCAGGACTGGAAGGCGCGCGTCGACGAAATCGCCACCGGCCTGACCGTCGGACTGGAACCCGCCCGCGCGCTACCGGCGGTCACCGACGTGCGGGTGCGCGGCGCCATAGGCGTCATCGAGTGCGACCGACCGGTCGACCTCGCCGTGGCCACGCCCGCAGCGCTGGACCATGGTGTGTGGCTGCGCCCGTTCCGCAACTTGGTCTACGCCATGCCGCCCTACATCTGCCCGCCCGATGAGATCGCCCAGGTCACCTCCGCGATGGTGGAGGTCGCGCGACTCGTAGGCTGA
- a CDS encoding 8-amino-7-oxononanoate synthase encodes MKGVRAPIETSPLAWLDEVEQQRRAAGLRRSLRPRPAVATELDLASNDYLGLSQHPDVIDGGVQALRVWGAGATGSRLVTGDTELHQEFETELAEYVGASSALVFSSGYTANLGAVVGLTGPGSLLVSDAYSHASLVDACRLSRARVVVTPNRDADAVDAALAARDEERAVVITDSVFSADGSLAPVRELHDVCRRRGALLIVDEAHGLGVRGGGRGLLYEVGLAGAPDVVMTTTLSKALGSQGGAVLGPAPVRAHLIDAARPFIFDTGLAPAAVGAALAALRVLKAEPWRPDAVLRHAGELARICDVPETPQSAVVSVILGDPEVALAAAAACLDAGVKVGCFRPPTVPAGTSRLRLTARASLSGDELELARRVLTDVLSRSS; translated from the coding sequence ATGAAGGGCGTGCGGGCACCGATCGAGACGTCACCGCTGGCCTGGCTGGACGAGGTTGAGCAGCAACGCCGCGCGGCGGGATTGCGGCGTTCGCTGCGTCCGCGTCCGGCGGTGGCGACCGAGTTGGACCTGGCCTCCAACGACTACCTCGGCCTGTCGCAGCACCCCGACGTCATCGATGGCGGTGTCCAGGCGTTGCGGGTCTGGGGTGCCGGTGCCACCGGTTCTCGTCTGGTCACCGGTGACACCGAGTTGCACCAGGAATTCGAAACCGAACTGGCCGAGTACGTCGGCGCGTCCTCGGCGCTGGTGTTCTCATCCGGCTACACCGCGAACCTGGGGGCAGTCGTCGGCCTCACGGGTCCGGGATCGCTGCTGGTGTCGGACGCCTACTCGCACGCGTCGCTGGTCGATGCATGCCGGCTGTCTCGGGCTCGGGTGGTGGTGACGCCCAATCGCGACGCCGACGCCGTCGATGCGGCCTTGGCGGCACGCGACGAGGAGCGTGCCGTCGTCATCACCGATTCGGTGTTCAGCGCCGACGGCTCACTGGCTCCCGTTCGCGAGTTGCACGACGTGTGTCGCCGCCGCGGCGCGCTGCTCATCGTCGACGAGGCGCACGGTCTCGGTGTGCGCGGCGGCGGGCGCGGGTTGCTGTACGAAGTGGGCCTGGCCGGTGCGCCCGACGTCGTGATGACCACCACGCTGTCGAAGGCGCTCGGCAGCCAGGGCGGCGCGGTGCTGGGACCGGCGCCGGTGCGGGCCCACCTGATCGACGCCGCCCGGCCGTTCATCTTCGACACCGGGCTGGCGCCGGCGGCGGTCGGCGCCGCCCTGGCCGCGCTGCGGGTGCTGAAGGCCGAGCCGTGGCGGCCCGACGCGGTGCTGCGGCACGCCGGCGAGCTTGCCCGGATCTGCGATGTGCCCGAAACACCGCAGTCGGCGGTGGTCTCGGTGATCCTCGGCGATCCGGAGGTCGCGCTGGCCGCGGCAGCCGCGTGCCTGGACGCCGGTGTGAAGGTGGGGTGTTTCCGGCCGCCGACGGTCCCCGCCGGGACGTCGCGGTTGCGGCTCACCGCGCGCGCTTCGCTGAGCGGCGACGAACTCGAACTGGCGCGGCGCGTCCTGACGGACGTGCTGTCCAGATCCTCGTGA
- the bioD gene encoding dethiobiotin synthase produces MSVLVITGTDTGVGKTVATAALASHARQAGIDVAVCKPAQTGTDDGDDDLAEVARLAGVTELVGLARYPLPMAPAAAAERAGLPLPSREEVVRVIRELDRPGRLTLVEGAGGLLVELAESGVTLRDLAVDLRAAALIVVAPGLGTLNHTALTLEALVAQGIPCAGLVIGSWPSRPGPVETANRSALERLAPVRAALPAGAAAAPDFAALSAAAFDRDWVASLVR; encoded by the coding sequence TTGAGCGTCCTGGTCATAACCGGGACCGACACCGGCGTCGGAAAGACCGTCGCCACCGCCGCGCTGGCTTCGCACGCCCGGCAGGCCGGCATCGACGTCGCGGTGTGCAAACCCGCCCAAACCGGCACCGACGACGGTGATGATGACCTCGCCGAGGTGGCCCGCCTGGCCGGGGTGACCGAACTCGTCGGACTGGCGCGGTACCCGCTGCCCATGGCGCCCGCCGCGGCCGCGGAGCGGGCGGGACTGCCGTTGCCCAGTCGTGAGGAGGTGGTGCGGGTGATCCGGGAGTTGGACCGTCCCGGGCGGCTCACTCTGGTCGAGGGCGCCGGCGGCCTGCTCGTCGAACTTGCCGAGTCGGGCGTCACCCTGCGTGATCTCGCCGTCGACCTTCGCGCCGCGGCGCTGATCGTCGTGGCGCCGGGTCTCGGCACGCTCAACCACACCGCGCTGACCCTGGAAGCTCTTGTTGCACAGGGGATTCCATGCGCTGGACTGGTCATCGGCAGCTGGCCGTCGCGGCCCGGGCCGGTGGAGACCGCCAACCGCAGCGCGCTGGAGCGGCTGGCTCCGGTGCGGGCCGCCCTGCCCGCTGGCGCGGCTGCAGCGCCAGACTTCGCGGCGCTGAGCGCGGCGGCGTTCGACCGGGACTGGGTAGCGAGTCTGGTCCGCTGA
- a CDS encoding 2'-5' RNA ligase family protein, which yields MVHSIELVFDRDTESTIRRIWQDLAEAGIPSQAPASRPHVTLAVAERIDPMVDELLRPVAERLPLNAIVGAPVLFGRANVVFTRLIVPTTELLALHAEVHRICGSHLAPAPMSNSLPDQWTGHVTLARRVGGHQLGRALRIAGRPAQIDGSFAGLRRWEGNKRTEHPIG from the coding sequence ATGGTGCATTCGATCGAGCTGGTCTTCGACCGCGACACCGAGTCCACCATCCGGCGCATCTGGCAGGACCTGGCCGAAGCCGGCATACCCAGCCAGGCCCCGGCCAGTCGGCCGCATGTGACGCTGGCCGTCGCCGAACGCATCGATCCGATGGTCGACGAGCTGCTCAGACCGGTCGCCGAACGCCTGCCGCTCAACGCCATAGTGGGCGCGCCGGTGCTGTTCGGGCGGGCGAACGTGGTGTTCACGAGGCTCATCGTGCCGACGACTGAACTGCTGGCCCTGCATGCCGAAGTCCATCGGATCTGCGGGTCGCACCTGGCGCCCGCGCCGATGTCCAACAGCCTGCCGGACCAGTGGACCGGGCATGTCACGCTGGCTCGCCGGGTCGGTGGACACCAGCTGGGGCGGGCACTGCGCATCGCGGGCCGGCCCGCGCAGATAGACGGCAGTTTCGCCGGTTTGCGCCGCTGGGAGGGCAACAAGCGCACCGAGCACCCGATCGGGTGA
- the bioB gene encoding biotin synthase BioB, with the protein MTQAATRPVDAPHGGPGSDGTDILAVARQQVLEQGEGLDKDQVLQVLQLGDDRLEELLALAHDVRMRWCGPEVEVEGIISLKTGGCPEDCHFCSQSGLFKSPVRSAWLDVPSLVEAAKQTAKSGATEFCIVAAVRGPDERLLSQVAAGIEAIRNEVEINIACSLGMLTEEQVDRLSAMGVHRYNHNLETARSFFTNVVTTHTWEERWQTLSMVRDAGMEVCCGGILGMGETLEQRAEFAAELAELGPDEVPLNFLNPRPGTPFGDLEVMPASEALKAVAAFRLALPRTMLRFAGGREITLGDLGAKKGILGGINAVIVGNYLTTLGRPAEADLELLDDLQMPIKALNATL; encoded by the coding sequence GTGACGCAAGCTGCAACGCGACCTGTCGACGCGCCTCACGGCGGTCCTGGCTCTGACGGAACCGACATTCTGGCGGTTGCCCGTCAGCAGGTGCTCGAGCAGGGCGAGGGACTTGACAAGGACCAGGTGCTGCAGGTGCTGCAGCTTGGCGACGACCGCCTCGAAGAGTTGTTGGCGTTGGCCCACGACGTGCGGATGCGCTGGTGCGGTCCGGAGGTAGAGGTAGAAGGCATCATCAGCCTCAAGACCGGCGGGTGCCCGGAGGACTGCCACTTCTGTTCCCAGTCGGGGTTGTTCAAGTCTCCGGTGCGCAGTGCCTGGCTCGACGTTCCCAGCCTGGTCGAAGCGGCCAAGCAAACGGCGAAGTCCGGTGCCACCGAATTCTGCATCGTCGCTGCGGTGCGTGGCCCCGACGAACGATTGCTGTCCCAGGTGGCCGCCGGGATCGAGGCAATACGCAACGAGGTAGAGATCAACATCGCCTGCTCGCTGGGCATGTTGACCGAGGAGCAAGTGGACAGGTTGTCGGCGATGGGAGTGCACCGCTACAACCACAACCTGGAGACGGCGCGCTCGTTCTTCACCAACGTGGTGACGACGCACACCTGGGAAGAGCGCTGGCAGACCTTGTCGATGGTCCGCGATGCCGGTATGGAGGTGTGCTGCGGCGGCATCCTCGGCATGGGCGAGACGCTCGAGCAGCGGGCGGAGTTCGCTGCCGAACTGGCCGAACTGGGCCCCGACGAGGTTCCGCTGAATTTCTTGAATCCGCGACCGGGAACGCCGTTCGGAGACCTAGAGGTCATGCCGGCCAGCGAAGCGCTCAAAGCGGTGGCGGCCTTCCGGCTGGCGTTGCCACGGACCATGCTGCGCTTCGCCGGTGGCCGCGAGATCACCCTCGGCGACCTGGGTGCCAAGAAGGGCATCCTGGGCGGCATCAATGCGGTGATCGTCGGAAACTACCTGACGACCTTGGGCCGTCCCGCAGAGGCCGATTTGGAGCTGCTTGACGACCTGCAGATGCCGATCAAAGCTCTTAACGCCACCTTGTAA
- the bsaP gene encoding biotin synthase auxiliary protein BsaP has product MVANLGAPVGAGVFNVYTGEPAGTAVPTAAELGLEPPRFCAECGRRMVVQVRPDGWWARCSRHGQVDSADLEAQR; this is encoded by the coding sequence GTGGTTGCAAACCTGGGCGCTCCGGTCGGTGCCGGTGTCTTCAACGTTTACACCGGGGAACCGGCCGGCACGGCCGTGCCGACGGCGGCCGAGCTGGGTCTTGAGCCGCCCCGTTTCTGCGCGGAGTGCGGGCGCCGCATGGTGGTGCAGGTCCGTCCCGACGGCTGGTGGGCGCGGTGTTCGCGCCACGGTCAGGTGGATTCGGCGGACTTGGAAGCACAACGGTGA
- a CDS encoding DUF2567 domain-containing protein codes for MTTVVLGLAGSGAFVGALWAWIAPPAHAVVAVARSGERVHEYLGAESQNFFVAPVLLLGLLGVVAVVSSVLVWQWREHRGPEMVVGLCVGLIATAAVAAGVGALLVRMRYGALDFDTVTLADGDHSVTYVRQAPPVFFARDELLVAATLLSPAAIASLVYALIAAGCARDDLGAHPPAGPSAGPPPKPSTQTPSAPEPSVS; via the coding sequence ATCACCACTGTGGTGCTCGGTTTGGCGGGGTCAGGTGCATTCGTCGGCGCGCTGTGGGCATGGATTGCGCCGCCGGCCCATGCGGTGGTGGCGGTCGCGCGTTCCGGCGAGCGCGTCCACGAGTACCTGGGCGCGGAATCCCAAAATTTCTTCGTGGCGCCGGTCCTGCTGCTCGGGTTGCTCGGCGTGGTGGCGGTGGTGTCCTCGGTGCTGGTCTGGCAGTGGCGCGAACATCGGGGTCCGGAGATGGTCGTCGGCCTGTGTGTCGGGCTGATCGCAACGGCGGCGGTGGCCGCGGGTGTGGGTGCGCTTCTGGTTCGAATGCGTTACGGCGCATTGGATTTCGATACGGTCACGCTGGCCGACGGTGACCACTCGGTGACCTACGTCAGGCAAGCGCCGCCGGTATTCTTTGCCCGCGACGAATTGCTGGTGGCCGCAACATTGCTGTCACCGGCCGCCATCGCTTCACTGGTATATGCGCTGATCGCGGCAGGTTGTGCACGCGACGATCTGGGCGCCCATCCGCCCGCCGGACCATCGGCAGGGCCGCCGCCAAAACCTTCGACGCAAACTCCGTCAGCGCCGGAACCCTCGGTGTCCTAG